The Bacteroidales bacterium genome window below encodes:
- a CDS encoding isoaspartyl peptidase/L-asparaginase — MKYLFFGIALFLIAACSPEKSQRPDYVLVIHGGAGVMNPKDFTPELEKAYLDKLQEALDSGKAVLKTGGAALDAVVAAVKVMEDSPLFNAGKGSVFSETGENEMDAAIMNGKDLSAGAVAGVRTIKNPILAARKVMEESKHVMLVRDGAEKFAMEHGVEIVDPSYFFDQKRYDALLKAQKHGTVGAVALDKSGNLAAATSTGGMTNKMTGRVGDTPIIGAGTYANNNTCAVSATGHGEFFIRYTVAHDISALMEYKGLTLEEAATEVIFGKLLPVDGTGGIIAVDKDGNYTMTFNTSGMFRGVVTADGKREVAIYKIFSESPLISQ; from the coding sequence ATGAAGTACTTATTTTTTGGCATAGCGCTTTTCCTTATAGCAGCCTGTTCCCCGGAAAAGTCACAACGTCCGGATTACGTGCTGGTCATCCATGGCGGTGCGGGGGTGATGAACCCTAAAGATTTCACTCCTGAACTGGAAAAAGCTTACCTGGATAAATTGCAGGAAGCCCTGGACAGCGGCAAGGCTGTTTTAAAGACTGGTGGCGCCGCGCTGGATGCCGTGGTGGCTGCCGTGAAAGTGATGGAGGATTCCCCATTATTCAATGCCGGGAAAGGGTCAGTTTTTTCCGAAACTGGCGAGAACGAGATGGATGCGGCCATCATGAACGGCAAAGACTTGTCGGCCGGAGCTGTGGCCGGGGTCCGGACAATAAAAAATCCCATCCTTGCAGCCCGGAAAGTGATGGAGGAGTCGAAGCACGTCATGCTGGTCCGTGACGGGGCAGAGAAGTTTGCTATGGAACATGGCGTTGAAATTGTAGACCCTTCCTATTTCTTCGACCAGAAAAGATACGATGCGCTGCTAAAAGCTCAGAAACACGGTACTGTTGGCGCAGTGGCACTGGATAAATCGGGAAACCTGGCCGCTGCGACTTCCACGGGCGGTATGACCAACAAAATGACCGGCAGGGTGGGCGACACGCCGATCATCGGTGCCGGCACATACGCCAACAATAACACCTGTGCGGTTTCGGCAACCGGTCATGGTGAATTCTTCATCAGATATACCGTGGCACATGATATCTCTGCTTTGATGGAATATAAAGGCTTAACCCTGGAAGAAGCCGCCACGGAAGTGATCTTCGGAAAACTCCTCCCTGTTGATGGCACCGGTGGCATCATCGCTGTCGACAAAGATGGTAATTACACGATGACTTTCAACACCAGCGGGATGTTCCGTGGGGTTGTGACGGCGGATGGGAAGCGGGAAGTGGCGATTTACAAGATATTTTCAGAATCTCCGCTTATTTCACAATAA